The Betta splendens chromosome 2, fBetSpl5.4, whole genome shotgun sequence nucleotide sequence AAAACAGTCAGACCACCGAGGATCAAGCTCATCACATATGTTGGTTTACCAGTTTTATTACATTCTGCTAAAatcatataaatacatttaaactgcattcatcagcaaacaacagacaaatctACACAAGAACTGAAAACTTAAAGACAGTCTTACTTTTAGAATCTACCAAGTCGTTCTGAGTTTCCTCACTGCCTGTTGAAGAAACATTAATGAATCACTCTcttgtttaaatataaatttaaatatttttagtaCAATTATCAGCTATTCTAAataagaagaacagagaagtTAGTGTCATATTCTTACCGGTTATGTTTAAATGAATCACATAGTAAACGTTGTTTCCTCTGTTGTAAAATTCACAGAAATAGATTCCAGAGTCGgataaattaacatttttgattgtgaGAAACACTCCAGTTGTATTGACTTCCACTTGAAAGGTTCCATTATTGAATCCACCACAGAACTGAGCTTCTGCAGTAAGTCTGGCCattaaacagatgcagctggctgtggttttattgatcAGTCTGGACCAGGTCATCACAGTGTTAGCGGTCAGTATGGGGGACCTCAGTGTGACACTGTGACCAGACTGGACCGTCACATTCTGAGACTgagccactgagacagagatccagtctgaaacaaacagcagagacaacgTGAGTTGTTACAGATGTTAAAAGACTGTTTCTAGTTCAATGTGTGTTCCAGAGTTGGTTAGTTGTAACAGATGTTAAAGgattgtttttaattgaatgtgatccagatgttgagagCGACGTGTTGTTGgtacttactgatgctgcagataacgacagtattgatccagatgaaggtcttcatggtgcgactggtcgtaactctgcagtgtctgtaatatAACTGTGCTCCAGGAAGGAACTGTCTGCTTTAGAGGTGGAGCCTTTTGAACTGGCCACATTCATGTTACCATTAAAAACAGCGAGGATCAGTCCACGTTTAGAAGATGTACAATGTCAACTTGAAGTTGTGAACGTCCACCGAGATAAAACCTGATGTTCCTTCATGTCTGACCGTGATTATTGTTGACTGGTTCCCACTGCCTCAGCACAGAAAGGTGGAAACCAACTGGTCGGTTTCCACTATAATTATGAAGGGACGTAACATGTAACCATCTCTTTAAACCCACTGCTGGTCTGGTACATTATGAATCCTCATGTTAAATGTACATGTGGATTCACCCCCCATGGGGAACAATGGACTGCCACACAGGCAGACGCCCAGGGAACtaatgtgaagtgtcttgttCAAGGAGACACCTTTTGGGATCAAACTAGCGACCTTTTGCTTCAGGCCAATGCACTGCCCATTGAGCTACAAAGAGTAAGACTGTAACATGGGATAGACCAATAAGCAGCAGGTTTTACTGTAGTTGAagtttcctgtgttttactCTAGTTTGCCTGAAACATTGTAAATTGAACCTTTCAGTCAAACATTATCCTCTGACTCATTGATCAGCATTTTATTGTGCTTCGAAGGTGTTGTTCTCACcaaccagttgccagattgtctgttgtCGTCGTTTCCGTCagtcagcattccagcatttgtAGCTGTAAGTCTAGTCGGTCTGATCTCTGCTACCCGTTCTTGgactctgcctctgccttttcCTGATCGGTACTTTGCCAGTTTTGTTGGATTACCTGTTGTTAACCCACGCCTGTCTGACCATCCTGCTGCCTGACGTTattagatttattatttttaaagcagCACTAAACGCAGACCTGTCTGTGAGCCATGAGTTGGGGTCCATCCCTTAGTGAAACCTGACAAAACGTGTtgtagctgcagcagagtcAATGTTTTCATGAGACTAAAGAGTCGTTGAGCTGCATCAGACATGTTTCACAagttttataaatgtgtttacacCCAGTACAGATGAACTAGTCTCATACTCTGTGAATCTCATTTCTGACCAACACTTCTGCTTTCCACTTCTCTGCAGAGTTCAGCCACAAACATACCTTATTTTATAAATAGATCCAAAAACTGTTTGAAAAGGGATTGTACTTTTTATTTAGCACCACACTAGATTTCAATGAAAATGTGCAGCGCGTCAAAACCACCCAGTTTAGCGACTGACTCCAAACAgttcctgtttgtgtatgtaggggtgtgtgtgtgtgtgtgcgtgtgtgcgtgtgtgtgtgtgtgtgtgcgtgtgtgcgtgtgtgcgtgcgtgtgtgcgtgtgtgtgtgtgtgtgcgtgcgtgtgtgtgtgtgtgtgtgtgtgagagaaagacagaaaggtTTTTCTGCGTGGGCTCTTGTTGCCGCTGTGGtagaaatttcccataaagaggcagatgagagagttgtctcttgtgagatttattataaaaataaaggaaaataaaaataatggggaaagtaaatcaaaagcatggatgttgatcgtgcacatcaacaaaccaaaaaccagccggggagatcagtgcacacaccacaaaggtgtgatgcaaagagcccacgatcctcaagttgcttctgccttttaacctctctgtccgactacggtggagcgtctgtgtggcccaataAGACTgaatgcaccatctcatccctgtcgctgtgtgtggagatgtttacattcttacacctgcatcactggcgtctgactatcagagaggaagaagcgctaattctcaacagacagagacacaactccccgaccttggatttgggagctagagttgagagtctatcaggcagagacaaccattgaacaatgtaggtgaaatgtcaaatgcatacagtaagacaaaacataagatattatttgcattaaatcatataataactgcatagaataaggaataAACATGTTTCCAAGttcattaacttttttttaccagTACCACATAAACTAAGTTTTACACTTCATtaactgtgcaataaccctgcaatgacctcatactcactccaactgtactgtactgctttgtactgtgccaacacaaactgttctgtagctgtactctcgcttatctgtaaTGCTGTTgagagaagtaatttccccactgcgggactattaaaggttttcttattcttattattcttattctcatctcacaagtgtcccctacattatgacaccaaatgCATTTGAATAGCCTTTATTGATGCAGAGATATAGTCTGTAAAGTAGTTATAAGCAACACCCCAACCACCCCCCTACAGTGACAGAAAATGGGGCTTGGGGCTTATAGGGATCCACATGTACATTTTAACCTAGAGAttcatacagtcgtagcacttcaaagcgaccacctttttttactgcagtacggttGCGTTGCCACTGCGCGACGGgagcgtccccgactaaggatttttaatcctgcagcaagctgaaaaaaatcagggtgtaATGAACCATCCCAGTAGTGGACTTAAAGAGATGATTACATCGACGTCTCTTCATATTCACAGTGAAAATTGCCCCAGCAATCTTCTTTTGCTGGGGCAGTGGGAACCAGTCAACAATAAACAAGGTCAGACGTGTAGGAACATCTAGTTTTATGATGGTGAATGTTCACAACTTCAAGTTGACATTGTACATTTTCTCACTGGTTTTAATTGTAACATGAATGTGGCCAGTTCAAAAGGCTCCACCTCTAAAGTAGACAGTTCCTTCCTGGAGCACAGTTatattacagacactgcagagctacgaccagtcgcacaatgaagaccttcatctggatcaatactgtcgttatctgcagcatcagtaagtacCAATGACACGTCGctctcaacatctggatcacatTCAACTAAAAACAGTCTTTTAACATCTGTAACAACTAACTCATGTtgtctctgctgtgtgtttcaggctggatctctgtctcagtggctcAGTCTCAGAATGTGAATGTCCAGCCTGGTCAAAGTGTCACACTGAGGTCCCCCATACTGAATGCTAACACTGTGATGACCTGGTCCAGACTgatcaataaaaccacagccagctgcatctgtttaatGGCCAGATCTACTGATAAAGCTCAGTTCTGTGGTGGATTCAATAATGGAACCTTTCAAGTGGAAGTCAATACAACTGGAGTGTTTCtcacaatcaaaaatgttaatttatcCGACTCTGGAATCTATTTCTGTGAATTTTTCAACAGAGGAAACAACGTTTACTATGTGATACATTTAAACGTAAACGGTAAGAATATGACACTAacttctctgttcttcttatTTAGAATAGCTGATAATTGtactaaaaatatttaaaatttattagCAAACAGGACAATGATTCATTGTGAAAAAGGTTCATTTATCCGACTCTGgaatttatttctttaaaacTTCCAAAGAAAAGAGAAATCATTTACTATGTGATACATTTAAACGTTCAAGGTAGGAGTATGACACTAACTTCTCTAATCTTGTTCTCcatcataaaaaaaatattttaaatttattatcaAACAAGACAGTCATTCTTTAAAGTTTCTTATTTGTAAACAGGCAGTGAGGAAACTCAGGACGACTTGGACACAATGTCTCAAAGTAAGACTGTCTTTAATTTTTCAGTTGTTGTGTCAATTTGTTCTTTTGCACATAAAGcagtttaaatgtgttcatttaatTTATCAGAGTGTAATAAAACTGATGGAACAACATATGTGATGAGCTTGATCCTCGGTGgtctgactgttttccttctcatgGTCGTTACGGGTGTGATTGTTTCACTCGGAAAACGTGAAGCAGGTACTTTATTAGAATGAAATTATAC carries:
- the LOC129603001 gene encoding uncharacterized protein LOC129603001, yielding MNVASSKGSTSKVDSSFLEHSWISVSVAQSQNVNVQPGQSVTLRSPILNANTVMTWSRLINKTTASCICLMARSTDKAQFCGGFNNGTFQVEVNTTGVFLTIKNVNLSDSGIYFCEFFNRGNNVYYVIHLNVNGSEETQDDLDTMSQKCNKTDGTTYVMSLILGGLTVFLLMVVTGVIVSLGKREADPQLHENVDCDDLKAAALSVFSPAVRSRRPASQRQVETHVTYAASR